The sequence ACCTTTCTGGAGTGTAGTATTAGACATAGACTGGAGGGCTGGCAGAGGCACACACTATTGATGATGGGGAGGATCACTTTGGTCCGGTCAGTACTATCGTCGATTTCGATTTACTTCCTCTCCAACTCTCTTATCCCAGTGGAGGTTCTGAGAACTATTGAGCagctcttcaggaacttcatcTCGGGGGGGAGTAGTGGTAGAGGCGGTATCCACTTGGTGGCATGGGAGGTGGTGTGCCAGCTGACCAGGGTTGGAGGATTGGGAGTGCAGTCCTTGGTGGTGAGGCGGGAGGCTCTAGCAGCACGTCATGTAGGTAGATTAATGCTAGAGCCTGTGGTCCTcattgatgagggccaagtatagGGCCTTGGCTCCGGGAATACGGGCAGGATGGCACCACTCGCCGGTCTGGTGGGAGATATGCGCCAGGGCCATGTAGGTGCTTCCGGAGATTAGATGGTCTATTGGGGACGGACGGTCGATCGATGTTTTGGCGGATAGTTGGGTGACTGAGCAGTCGATTAGTCGTCTGCCGTCCCTGGTGGATTCGACGAGGTTGGATGGATACAGAGTCTATGATTTATTTGACCCTGTTAGGGGTCAGTGGAGGGAGGGGCTGATTCGGGAGGCATTCGGAGAGTAGTTGGCAGAGTTGATTCTGGCACTACCGATTTCATTTCGGAAGGAGTCGGACAGGCTAGTGTGGAGGGCGTCGGGACGGATGTGGGTACGAGCTAAGGATCTTCTTCCCATGTTCAGTAGGGAGTCAGGATGGCAGATAGAGAgaggatggatttggaggatgcagaTTCACCCGCATGTGGCGCTCTTCATCTAGAAGGTGGCATGGGGATGCCTACCTACCAGAAGTTTACTAGTCCGGCGAGGAGTGCGGATCACGCAATGCTGTGTGGTGTGTATGGAGGTAGAGGAGACTATTGATCATGTTCTTGTGAAGTGCCCGAGGACGAGAGAGATTTGGAGTAGATCACCGGTCCCCTTGCCCCAGTCAGTGGAGCCGGCACAGGACCTGATTCTTTTATTGAGAGTATCCATGCGAAGCCCTAGATCTTGAGAGGAGGGCATTTTCAGAGCATACCTGGCTTAccatatttggttggacaggaatgctggCATTTTTGAGGGTAGGAGGATGTTACCAAGAATGGTGGTTAATAGAGCTATATTACAGTCTGGAGAGGTTACTGCAGGCTCTGCGTTACTCACTGTTGAgatggctagggacatctggggcactTTATCCGCTGTCACAGCGCCCAGGTTTGCCCTCGTTTCTTGGATGCCCCCtccccttggtcatctcaaagtgaatttcAACGGGAGCATGTTGAGGGATGGTGTATCTGGAGGGATTGGATTTGTAATCAGAGACTCTTGGGCAAGTTGGTGGCAGCAGGGGGTCAACGCACAACGGGACTTATAGTTCTTGGGGTAGAGCTTCGAGCTGCATGGAAAGGGTTGTCATTTGCGAGGAGAGTCCTCAATGCCGAGTGGGTGCTTCTTGAAGGAGATTCCTCTGTGGAGGTTGACTGGATCCGAGGTATGGATAGATATGGGATGGCCATCCCCTCATTAGAGAGACTCGACGACTGGCTCAGGAGTTGGGTGGCTTACAGGCAGCACACGTATTTCGAAAAGCGAATAGGACAGTAGACTAGGTCGTCTGCTTCGTCGCCTGGCACTCCGGAGAGTTTCTTTGGACATCTATAGAAAATATTCCTTCTActttgtactctttactttctcATGATCTGGCAGGATATACTCATTTTAGAGCTATATAATTTGCTGCTTTGACCCAAAAAAACCTCTTCTTTACCACAACCATGAATCTCCTTTGCTAACCTCTTATCACACACCGACCCAGAAGCACAGATAACACTTCTCGTTGTCATCAACTCCGGCTCAAATGAAATATCATGCATTATTAAGAACAATATCAACTCTTCAAAACGCTCCCCATTCTCAAGATACCCAAAAATCATGCCATTCCACAAGATGCAATCCTTCATTGGCATTTCGTCAAACACTTTCCGAGCACAGTGAACTTCACCGCACCTTCTACACATCGCGACCGGAGAATTCCAAACATCTGTTTCCAACCCGAAACCTAATCTAATCACATGAGCATGGATCTCTCTCTTCCTCATCAAATCCAGGACACCGCTGCAAGACCTGAGGACGCACGGAAAAGTATATGGACACCGCTGCAAGACCTGAGGACGCACGGAAAAGTATATGGACACCGCTGCAAGACCTGAGGACGCACGGAAAAGTATATATGTCCAACCTGATATCGTTGCCGGCCCACAGCATCCGTTGGTACAAATCCAGGGCATCATCCAAGAAACCATTTTCCCCATACCCGCCGACCATCACGTTCCGAGAGAAGACGTCCCAGTCGACCATTTTGCCGAACACCGGCATTTCCGAGACGGACGCTTGGGTGGGCGTTGAAGGAGAAGATGTAGGAGATTGAGGAAACGCTAGCGGGTGGCGGCGCACCGCAGTGACAGGCTCGGCATCCGCCTTCACCGGCGGCGGAGGGTTGGGGCTAGCGCTTTCGCCGCCCAATTTTATCTCCAGCGCCGCTCTTCTTCGAGTTCCCCATCGGGCGAGTTCTCCACCTTCCGGTTATTAGCAGGCTGAACAGCACCGGCACCGGAGACAGCGGCGGTGGAGGGCGACGGGGCGGCAGCAACGCAGAAGGGATGATTCCGATTAAAAGACAGGGAAGCTTGGACGCTAATGGCGGCGGCGGAGGTGCGAACCGAAACGTACCTTGTTAAGGGAAAGGTTAATATGGCCCGGGCTGTTCTGACTCTCACAGATCTAGCAGGACTGATCCAGTTGTTTCCAAATTGTACCTTgttaagggaaaaaaaatacaCCTCAATAATCCCTATAGACAGAGAATTGAAATATAAGATATAGAAAATTACCAATTTTTGCCAACAACTGCCAGGATAGACTAATTGAACATTACAAGCGGTGTATTGATACGTATGATGATTTATCCTTCAGGCTTGTAACAATTCaatatctcacccaaaatgactagctgaaaagtattatttggattccttgattctgtataaatacCTAAAATCTAcgcagtgaataaccgatgtagaactaaacatatatctgcatgggtcctcacatactttccCCGTTTAAGCCCAAACATCCTCGTcaagctaagagttcaaatctattcaaatctaatcacaagcaccatgatcGGCCCATGGTCAGCTCCAATGAATCCGCCCTGCAGTATCTCCTAgttcacataagttatgggtaaggctgcaaatgggttgggttgactCGTGACCTGACTCGACCCGACCTGGTTAGACCTAACCCGGACCTCAATTGGAGGACCCGCGGGGCTGGGTcggatcctaaaattggacccgttctattttcagatcgggtctgggtttactaCATTCAGACCCGACCTAACCCGAGTGACCCGTATATTGATTTTGTCGCAAAAAAATCCTAAGCAAaagattttaatattttaagagGAAGAATTAGAGGCTTAGGGTAACCACCTGCAATGAAATAATAGTGGTTGGCTCTTATTACAAGATTACTTATAGCACCTAAAAGTGCACATACTATCTTATATCTTTATGCATGACACTGCCATCTTGCATGAGCATGGTTTTGTTTGTCTTGGACTCTTGTTGCTCCAAGGTTTGCTCTGTTGGACCATTGGCCTTTGGCTTGTGTATGAGAGAAGTCTATTACTGTCCTAGATGGCTCATGGCTTTAAGGGGTACCCTCCTATCTTTCTCTGCCTCagctatatttttttcttattcttttctatttttctcttgTTTCTTATTAGTTTCCAACTGTGATTTGCCCTGTTGGGAAGTACACACAATGTGActttagttatttttttttttgttttgttttcggTTTTTGGAGCAAATGAATGACTCGCTGAACAATTGACCCCTGTGACCCTATCACCTGTTACTCAGGAGAATAGGTTATTCCACAGGAATCCGGAAGGGACTTTCTTGGTGTGGTCTTTTTTGGTGTTCGTCGCACTCGCCTGCCGAAGTTGGAACGATGATCAGATAGGAAATGCTAGATTGAAGGACGAGTTTTTTGTCTCGTGTGTTGTGAACAGGGAGATAAGCGCAGTCTGGGCTGACTGGGGtggcaaaaaaaaaggattgagGATTGAGTGATGAATTGGAACCGAACAAGCGGATCCAAACTAGACCCAAATTTTTTGGATTGGGACCGAGTTATatatggacccgacccgacccgacccgatccaaaTGACCCGTTAGGTCTGCTGTGGATCCGATCGgacccgactcgatcttcaaccgggtcggatctaggTCCAAAATTAAGATTCAAACAAGaaaccgggtcgggtcggaGTCACTTAGGACCCGACTCGACCCGACCTATTAGCAACCTTAGTTATGGGCTGGGTCTGCTccgataccatttataacaatctaagacctcacccaaaatggctagccaggaggtattatttaggtttcttaactcggtataaatatccaagatctacctaatGAATAACCGATGTTGGATTAAACACGCGCCCGTACGGGTCCTTGCAAGgctcttcatttatttttttcgatctagaaacataattttaacttgtttgctcTCATTTTGAGTTAGGAAATACTAGTACCAAATCAAAATAGTTACTGTTACGGTGATAACTGTAGCTATGGTGGTGTTGCTGAGCATCTTAGGCTGAGCTCCCACATAGAGCGCTCCAGGGAGAGTTCCCATGACGAGCACTTTAGGTTGAGCTTCCATGCTGACTACTCCAAGCCGAGCTCCCATACCGAGCACTTCAGGCCGAGCTCCCAAGCCGATCACTTTAGGTCAAGCACTCCAGGTGGACCTCTCAAGTCGAGCACTTCAGGCCAAGCTCCCATATCGAGCACTTCAGGCTAAGCTCCCATGTCGAGCACTCTAGGCCAAACTTCCATGCCAAGCTCCCATGCTGAGCACTCCAAGCCGAGCACTTTAGGTGAGGCACTCAAGACCTAACGATCTCGGAAGATTACTCTACTATGATGCTTTTTATTCTCTTGTTATTTCTTGTTGTTATTCCAAAGCCCTACctgacttaagcattggaggAGGCCCGACTGGAGCCATCTGGTGAGCCTCTCTATTCTCTTTATGTTCAGATTCATGACTCTCCATGGAAAATTAGTGCTCTATCTTCCACCATCGTGGATTGAGCAGATTGATCTATGTCCTCCATGCCTCCAAATGAGCAGACCATGGTCGGGCAGGATTTGGGCATCAACACCACTCTCAAAGCACAGCCTACCACAATTGAAAGGATTAAGTCATCTTAGAAAGAAGATTCAAAATGGCGGACGATTAGAGAAGCTGTAAAGGCTACTGCCCAATCGAAACTTCATATTCGTCTGGATGGTTCTTTAATGGATCAATGGTAGGTTGTATGTTCCTGAGTTTCAAAattgaagaaagaaattctagaaGAGGCTCACAATTCAATTCTCAGAAGGCACTATTATGTATAGagatttaagaaattttttttggtgGACTAGCATGAAGAAAGATATTGCTCAATATGCCACACAGTGTTTAGTATATCAACAAGTAAAAGTAGAGCACCAGAAACTTGCTAGACCACTTTAGTCTCTCCTCATCCCTCAATAGAAATGGGAACATATTACCATGGACTTTGTGACTGGCTTGCTAAAAATCTCATGAGGTAATGACACAGTGTAGGTGATTCTTGATCAACTAAGTTTGCACATTTCTTACCATTCAGAGTTGGTTTCTTCTTAGAGAAATTGGTAGATCTATATATAGAATAGATCGTGAGGCTGGACGTGGTTTCAGTTACCATTGTGTTAGATAGAGGCATTAGGTCTGTATCACAGTTTTAGAAGGGCCTTCATAAAGCCCttggaaccaaattgagttttagtACAACCTTCCACCCCCAAATTGATGGACAGTTGGAAAAGACCATTCAAATTTTAGAAGATATATTAAGATCTTGCATCATGGATTTAGGAGGTGCATGGTCTAGCCACTTGTCACTCATAGAGTTTGCATTCAACAATAGTTATCAAGTAAGTACTAAGTTGCTCCTTTTGAGGCATTCTGTGGTCGAAAGTGCATGCCTTCTATTTATTGGGATGATATAGGCGAGAGAAAATTATTAGGTCTAGAGATAATGCAACAAATGATGGATAAAGTGCAAGTGATTAGAAACAGCTTCACACAACTCAAAGTAGACAAAAGAGTTGTGCTGATAATAGATGGAGAGAGCTAGAATTTCAAGTTAGTGATCATATTTTCTTAAGAGTATCTTCCACTAAAAGTGTAATGAGATTCGAGATTCGTGGCAAACTGAGTTATAGGTATGTTCGGCTGTTTGAGATCTTGGACAAAATAGGAGAGGTGGCATATCGAATGGCTTTACCACCAGCCTTATCTAATATGCATGACATATTCCTTATGTCGATGTTGAGAAAATATGCTTCAGATCCAAGTCATGTGGTGGAATATGAGCCGTTATATCTTCATGAGGATTTGACCTACAAGAAAGTGTCCATTATAGATTGTGGATATGAAGGATCAAGTGTTGTGGCATCACACTATTCCTTATATAAAAGTACAATGGAACAATCATACTAAAAAAGAGGCTACTTaaaagcttgaagagagagaaaggctaAGCACCTCAACTTTTTGAAACTTCAGATATATTAATTTCAAGGACAAAATTATTTGAAGGGGAGAAAATACACGGGCCTGATCCGTTGGACCAGCTCGCATACATAATGAGCCTGCAAGCCAAACATGAGTTGGGAAAACACACACGACTCACACGtgagatggaggaagaggactctTGGTAGGAGTCTGTCATCTTCCCTAATTCCATCAAGTGGAGGACTTCTCACCGCCGTATTTTCTTTTCTGGACTTTGAGTTTGTCTATAA is a genomic window of Phoenix dactylifera cultivar Barhee BC4 chromosome 4, palm_55x_up_171113_PBpolish2nd_filt_p, whole genome shotgun sequence containing:
- the LOC120110574 gene encoding pentatricopeptide repeat-containing protein At1g15510, chloroplastic-like, yielding MPVFGKMVDWDVFSRNVMVGGYGENGFLDDALDLYQRMLWAGNDIRLDIYTFPCVLRSCSGVLDLMRKREIHAHVIRLGFGLETDVWNSPVAMCRRCGEVHCARKVFDEMPMKDCILWNGMIFGYLENGERFEELILFLIMHDISFEPELMTTRSVICASGSVCDKRLAKEIHGCGKEEVFLGQSSKLYSSKMSISCQIMRK